A region from the Pseudomonas sp. P8_229 genome encodes:
- a CDS encoding ABC transporter substrate-binding protein: protein MLRSLKFTALTLGLMGAASAMAAGPDLTVVSFGGANKAAQVKAFYAPWEAAGNGKIVAGEYNGEMAKVKAMVDTKSVSWDLVEVESPELARGCDEDMFEPLDPALFGKSEDYVKGAIQPCGVGFFVWSTVLAYNADKLKTAPTSWADFWDTKKFPGKRGLRKGAKYTLEFALMADGVAPKDVYKVLAGKDGQDRAFKKLDELKPSIQWWEAGAQPPQYLASGDVVMSSAYNGRIAAVQKESNLKVVWNGGIYDFDAWAIPKGLDKARAEAAKKFIAYSVQPQQQKTYSENIAYGPANTQAVPLLSKDVLKDMPTTPENIANQVQIDVSFWADNGEQLEQRFNSWAAK, encoded by the coding sequence ATGTTGAGATCCCTGAAGTTCACCGCCCTGACCCTGGGCCTGATGGGTGCGGCCAGCGCAATGGCCGCTGGCCCGGATTTGACTGTGGTGTCGTTTGGCGGGGCGAACAAGGCGGCGCAAGTCAAAGCCTTCTATGCACCGTGGGAAGCGGCGGGCAATGGCAAGATCGTCGCCGGCGAATACAACGGTGAAATGGCCAAGGTCAAAGCCATGGTCGACACCAAGAGCGTGTCGTGGGACCTGGTGGAAGTCGAGTCGCCGGAACTGGCCCGTGGCTGCGATGAAGACATGTTCGAACCGCTGGACCCGGCGCTGTTCGGCAAGTCCGAAGATTACGTCAAGGGGGCGATCCAGCCGTGCGGCGTGGGCTTCTTCGTCTGGTCGACCGTGCTGGCCTACAACGCCGACAAGCTGAAAACCGCGCCGACCAGTTGGGCCGATTTCTGGGATACCAAGAAATTCCCGGGCAAACGTGGCCTGCGTAAAGGCGCCAAGTACACCCTGGAATTCGCTTTGATGGCCGATGGTGTGGCGCCGAAAGACGTCTACAAAGTGCTGGCCGGCAAGGATGGCCAGGACCGTGCGTTCAAGAAACTCGATGAACTCAAGCCAAGCATCCAGTGGTGGGAAGCCGGCGCGCAACCGCCGCAGTACCTCGCTTCCGGTGACGTGGTCATGAGCTCGGCCTACAACGGTCGTATCGCCGCGGTGCAGAAAGAATCCAACCTGAAAGTGGTGTGGAACGGCGGTATCTACGACTTCGACGCGTGGGCCATCCCGAAAGGTCTGGACAAGGCGCGCGCTGAAGCGGCGAAGAAATTCATCGCCTACTCGGTTCAGCCGCAGCAGCAGAAGACCTACTCGGAAAACATCGCCTACGGCCCTGCCAACACTCAAGCAGTACCGCTGCTGAGCAAGGACGTGCTGAAAGACATGCCGACCACCCCGGAAAACATCGCCAACCAGGTGCAGATCGACGTCAGCTTCTGGGCTGACAACGGCGAGCAACTGGAACAGCGCTTCAATTCCTGGGCGGCGAAATAA
- a CDS encoding ABC transporter ATP-binding protein, whose amino-acid sequence MSQVESNAGASDVLVSFRGVQKSYDGENLIVKDLNLDIRKGEFLTLLGPSGSGKTTSLMMLAGFETPTAGEILLAGRAINNVPPHKRDIGMVFQNYALFPHMTVAENLAFPLTVRGLNKSDVSDKVKKVLSMVQLDAFASRYPAQLSGGQQQRVALARALVFEPQLVLMDEPLGALDKQLREHMQMEIKHLHQRLGVTVVYVTHDQGEALTMSDRVAVFHQGEIQQIAPPRTLYEEPKNTFVANFIGENNRLNGRLLSQSGERCVVELGRGEKVEALAVNVGQTGEPVTLSIRPERVSLNGSSDQCVNRFSGRVAEFIYLGDHVRVRLEVCGKTDFFVKQPIAELDPALAVGDVVPLGWQVEHVRALDPLLEAN is encoded by the coding sequence ATGAGCCAGGTCGAATCAAACGCAGGGGCCAGTGACGTGCTGGTCAGCTTTCGTGGAGTGCAGAAGAGCTACGACGGCGAGAACCTGATCGTCAAAGACCTCAACCTGGACATTCGCAAAGGCGAGTTCCTGACCCTGCTCGGGCCATCCGGCTCCGGCAAGACCACCAGCCTGATGATGCTCGCCGGGTTCGAAACGCCGACCGCCGGCGAAATCCTCCTGGCCGGTCGCGCAATCAACAACGTGCCGCCGCACAAGCGTGACATCGGCATGGTGTTCCAGAACTACGCGTTGTTCCCGCACATGACCGTCGCCGAAAACCTCGCCTTCCCGCTGACCGTGCGTGGCCTGAACAAAAGCGACGTCAGCGACAAGGTCAAGAAAGTCCTCAGCATGGTCCAGCTCGACGCCTTCGCCTCGCGTTATCCGGCGCAACTGTCCGGTGGTCAGCAACAGCGGGTGGCGCTGGCCCGGGCACTGGTGTTCGAACCGCAACTGGTTTTGATGGACGAACCCCTCGGCGCTCTCGACAAACAACTGCGTGAACACATGCAGATGGAGATCAAACACCTGCACCAGCGCCTCGGCGTGACCGTGGTCTATGTGACCCACGACCAGGGCGAAGCGCTGACCATGTCCGACCGAGTGGCCGTGTTCCACCAGGGCGAGATCCAGCAGATCGCCCCGCCGCGCACCCTTTACGAAGAACCGAAAAACACCTTCGTCGCCAACTTCATCGGTGAGAACAACCGCCTCAACGGTCGCCTGCTCAGCCAGAGCGGTGAGCGCTGCGTGGTCGAGCTGGGCCGTGGCGAGAAGGTCGAGGCGCTGGCGGTCAACGTCGGCCAGACCGGCGAACCGGTGACCCTGTCGATTCGTCCGGAGCGCGTCAGCCTCAATGGCTCGAGCGATCAATGCGTCAACCGCTTCTCAGGGAGGGTGGCGGAATTCATCTATCTGGGCGACCACGTCCGGGTGCGTCTGGAAGTCTGCGGCAAGACCGACTTCTTCGTGAAACAGCCGATTGCCGAGCTCGATCCAGCGCTCGCGGTCGGGGACGTGGTACCGCTTGGCTGGCAGGTCGAGCACGTTCGTGCACTTGACCCGCTGTTAGAGGCGAACTGA
- a CDS encoding response regulator transcription factor — protein sequence MIRVLVAEDHTIVREGIKQLIGLAKDLQVVGEASNGEQLLETLRSVPCEVVLLDISMPGVNGLEAIPRIRALNNPPAILVLSMHDEAQMAARALKVGAAGYATKDSDPALLLTAIRKVAAGGRYIDPELADRMVFEVGLTDTRPLHSLLSEREFSVFERLAQGANVNDIAQQLALSSKTISTHKARLMQKLNITSLAELVKYAMEHKLL from the coding sequence GTGATCCGTGTACTGGTAGCCGAAGACCACACCATCGTCCGTGAAGGGATCAAGCAATTGATCGGCCTGGCCAAGGATCTGCAAGTGGTGGGCGAGGCGAGCAATGGCGAGCAGTTGCTGGAAACCCTGCGCAGTGTGCCGTGCGAGGTGGTGCTGCTGGACATCTCGATGCCTGGGGTCAACGGTCTGGAGGCGATCCCGCGGATCCGCGCGCTGAACAATCCGCCGGCGATTCTGGTGCTGTCGATGCACGATGAAGCGCAGATGGCTGCCCGCGCGCTGAAGGTGGGCGCAGCGGGTTACGCGACCAAGGACAGCGATCCTGCGTTGCTGCTGACCGCCATTCGTAAAGTCGCCGCCGGCGGGCGCTACATTGACCCGGAGCTGGCCGACCGGATGGTCTTTGAAGTCGGCCTGACCGACACCCGTCCATTGCATTCGCTGCTGTCCGAGCGCGAGTTCTCGGTGTTCGAGCGTCTGGCCCAGGGCGCCAACGTCAACGACATCGCCCAGCAACTGGCCCTGAGCAGCAAGACCATCAGCACCCACAAGGCGCGGCTGATGCAGAAGCTCAACATCACCTCGCTGGCCGAGTTGGTGAAGTACGCGATGGAACACAAACTTCTCTGA
- a CDS encoding PAS domain S-box protein has product MMRFCCLWVIGWLCFPLMGWAASAPAAHGASLTFSEQQWLAQHRELRVGLVLQAPYAQYDRRLQRLSGANVELMKSLAKTLNVELSWRNFQDLAQLEEAARDGEIDIAPGLTQTPGALRLWLFSDPYMRVPQLVVSDQKSSGVVELEKVDSLARVAVRMPSATADYLRSNYPHLNLQGVPLERQALQLLLSQQASYAVIDEAQLGRLSAEPEFAGLVVVGDIGLPQLLRVATRRDWPELAAIVESALRAIPAKDLERLHTQWLQPKYPRLSESPGFWQNLSLLFAVLLLSCIAIVWWQRRQQHSLEHRLLAAREDIALRAASEEALRLTQFSIDQSTVGILWVNWDSHVRYANRAAESMLGYPQGALIERPLIDFEPGLHMDRWLNLWKRARASEEGPLSFETSCVRANGSVLPADVSLSFLRFRDSEYLVVYLTDVTERRRALAALQESEARLQGIAANVPGLVFRLERAPVTGQIDFAYISEGSESLVGYAPAAIAHRDMGLRSLVHPDDKASYHQTQDQALDTDSDWSWQGRILTRQGEQRWAEIKAITRQLEDGAYVWDGIVWDISESKRIELELAASREQLRELSAHLESVREEEKARIAREVHDELGQMLTVLKLETSMCELAYAQLDPGLNERLNSMKRLIAQLFQLVRDVATALRPPILDAGIASAIEWQARRFEARTQIPCLVQVPDNLPALSDAKAIGLFRILQEALTNVMRHAQAHTVELTLVLEGDELCLTVSDDGVGFVAATDRPTSFGLVGMRERVLIMGGRLLLESEPGEGTSLVVRVPVSEV; this is encoded by the coding sequence ATGATGCGTTTTTGCTGCCTGTGGGTTATCGGCTGGTTGTGTTTTCCCTTGATGGGCTGGGCGGCGTCTGCGCCGGCAGCGCACGGCGCGTCGTTGACGTTCAGCGAGCAGCAGTGGCTGGCGCAGCACCGTGAGCTGCGCGTCGGTCTGGTCCTGCAGGCGCCGTACGCGCAATACGATCGGCGCCTGCAGCGACTGTCCGGGGCCAACGTCGAACTGATGAAGTCACTGGCCAAGACGTTGAACGTCGAGCTGAGCTGGCGCAACTTTCAGGATCTGGCGCAACTGGAAGAGGCTGCCCGCGACGGCGAAATCGACATCGCCCCGGGCCTGACCCAGACCCCGGGTGCACTGCGTCTGTGGTTGTTTTCCGATCCTTACATGCGTGTGCCGCAACTGGTGGTCAGCGACCAGAAGAGCAGCGGTGTGGTGGAGCTGGAGAAAGTCGACAGCCTGGCCCGCGTCGCCGTGCGCATGCCCAGCGCCACCGCCGATTATTTGCGCAGCAATTATCCTCACCTGAATCTGCAGGGTGTGCCGCTGGAGCGTCAGGCGCTGCAATTGCTGCTGAGTCAGCAGGCGTCCTACGCCGTGATAGATGAAGCGCAGCTCGGGCGGTTGTCCGCGGAACCTGAGTTCGCCGGGTTGGTGGTGGTCGGTGATATCGGGCTGCCGCAACTGTTGCGGGTCGCCACGCGGCGCGACTGGCCGGAGCTGGCCGCGATTGTCGAAAGCGCCTTGCGGGCGATCCCGGCCAAGGATCTGGAGCGCCTGCACACGCAATGGCTGCAACCCAAGTATCCGCGTCTGTCGGAGTCGCCGGGGTTCTGGCAGAACCTCAGCCTGCTGTTTGCCGTGTTGCTGCTCAGTTGCATCGCCATCGTCTGGTGGCAGCGGCGTCAGCAGCACAGCCTTGAACATCGATTACTGGCAGCGCGCGAAGACATCGCGCTGCGCGCAGCCAGCGAAGAGGCTCTGCGCCTGACGCAGTTTTCCATCGACCAAAGCACCGTCGGCATTCTCTGGGTCAATTGGGACAGCCATGTGCGCTACGCCAACCGCGCGGCGGAAAGCATGCTCGGTTATCCACAGGGCGCGCTCATCGAACGACCGCTGATCGATTTCGAACCCGGCCTGCACATGGACCGCTGGCTCAACCTGTGGAAACGCGCACGGGCCAGTGAAGAAGGGCCGCTGAGCTTTGAAACCAGTTGCGTGCGCGCCAATGGCAGCGTCCTGCCGGCGGACGTCTCGCTGAGTTTCCTGCGGTTTCGCGACAGCGAGTACCTGGTGGTTTATCTCACCGACGTCACCGAGCGCCGCCGCGCGCTGGCCGCCTTGCAGGAAAGTGAAGCGCGCCTGCAGGGCATCGCCGCCAACGTGCCGGGGCTGGTGTTCCGCCTCGAACGCGCGCCGGTGACCGGGCAGATCGATTTCGCCTACATCAGTGAGGGCAGCGAGAGCCTGGTCGGTTACGCACCGGCCGCCATCGCGCACCGTGACATGGGCCTGCGCAGTCTGGTGCACCCCGACGACAAGGCCAGTTATCACCAGACCCAGGATCAAGCGCTGGACACCGACAGCGACTGGTCGTGGCAGGGCCGTATCCTCACCCGTCAGGGTGAACAGCGCTGGGCCGAGATCAAGGCGATCACCCGGCAACTGGAGGACGGTGCCTATGTCTGGGACGGTATTGTCTGGGACATCAGCGAAAGCAAGCGCATCGAACTGGAACTGGCCGCGTCCCGCGAGCAACTGCGCGAGCTGTCGGCGCACCTTGAGAGCGTGCGTGAAGAAGAGAAGGCGCGCATTGCCCGGGAAGTGCACGATGAGCTGGGGCAAATGCTCACGGTGCTGAAACTGGAAACCTCGATGTGCGAGCTGGCCTATGCGCAACTCGACCCGGGGCTGAACGAGCGGTTGAACAGCATGAAACGCCTGATCGCCCAGTTGTTTCAGCTGGTGCGCGACGTGGCGACGGCGCTGCGTCCGCCGATTCTCGATGCCGGGATCGCCTCGGCGATTGAGTGGCAGGCACGGCGGTTTGAAGCGCGTACGCAGATTCCGTGTCTGGTGCAGGTGCCGGACAATCTGCCGGCGCTCAGCGATGCCAAGGCGATCGGGCTGTTCCGGATTTTGCAGGAGGCGCTGACCAATGTGATGCGCCATGCCCAGGCGCATACTGTGGAACTGACGCTGGTGCTGGAAGGCGATGAATTGTGTCTGACGGTCAGTGATGATGGCGTAGGTTTCGTCGCCGCCACCGATCGGCCGACTTCCTTTGGCCTGGTGGGCATGCGCGAGCGCGTGCTGATCATGGGCGGGCGCTTGCTGCTTGAGAGTGAGCCGGGGGAGGGCACGAGTCTGGTGGTGCGGGTGCCGGTGAGTGAGGTTTGA
- a CDS encoding alpha/beta hydrolase family protein, with the protein MPSVYRLAMPALCLSLILPCAFSVEAADPAPASTAEQPAAEKPAERQPLLERSQEEAAALERKVPAQEQQQLQAGADTFLALWKPANTAEPKGAVIIVPGAGETADWPQVIGPLRRKLPDVEWSSLSITLPDLQSDAIAPRVIAAPAAPKVPESGSKDSTTAQPIEQAAGGEADVADQVVAETSEEQAKADAERIFARIDAAIGYAEQQSARHIVVLGHGTGAYWAARFLSERQTAQVEKFVMVDAQAPAKAQPQLAELTPTLKLPTADIFYMDKSLDRNAALERMQASKRLKTSAFSQVALKALPDNKAEQEQLFRRVRGWLNPQKTD; encoded by the coding sequence ATGCCCTCTGTCTACCGCCTGGCAATGCCAGCATTGTGCCTGTCGCTGATCCTGCCTTGTGCGTTTTCCGTCGAAGCTGCCGACCCGGCGCCCGCCTCCACGGCCGAGCAACCGGCCGCCGAAAAACCGGCTGAACGCCAGCCACTGCTTGAGCGTAGTCAGGAAGAGGCCGCGGCACTCGAACGCAAAGTCCCGGCGCAAGAGCAACAACAATTGCAGGCCGGCGCCGACACCTTCCTCGCGCTGTGGAAACCGGCCAACACCGCCGAGCCAAAAGGTGCGGTGATTATCGTCCCCGGCGCTGGCGAAACGGCTGACTGGCCGCAAGTCATCGGCCCGCTGCGACGCAAACTGCCCGACGTCGAGTGGAGCAGCCTGAGTATCACCTTGCCCGACCTGCAAAGCGATGCCATCGCACCGCGAGTGATTGCAGCCCCGGCAGCACCGAAAGTCCCTGAAAGCGGCAGCAAGGATTCCACCACCGCGCAACCGATCGAGCAGGCCGCAGGTGGTGAAGCGGACGTTGCAGATCAAGTGGTTGCCGAAACCAGCGAAGAGCAAGCCAAGGCTGACGCCGAACGTATCTTCGCCCGTATCGACGCCGCGATTGGCTACGCCGAACAGCAAAGTGCCCGGCACATCGTGGTGCTGGGGCACGGCACTGGCGCTTATTGGGCGGCGCGGTTTCTGAGCGAGCGGCAGACAGCCCAGGTGGAAAAATTCGTCATGGTCGACGCCCAGGCACCGGCCAAGGCCCAACCGCAACTGGCCGAGCTGACGCCGACATTGAAGCTGCCGACGGCCGACATTTTCTACATGGACAAGTCGCTGGACCGCAACGCAGCACTGGAGCGCATGCAGGCCAGCAAGCGCTTGAAGACCTCGGCATTCAGCCAGGTGGCGCTCAAGGCGTTGCCGGACAACAAGGCCGAGCAGGAACAACTGTTTCGTCGGGTTCGCGGTTGGTTGAATCCGCAGAAGACTGACTGA
- a CDS encoding TerB family tellurite resistance protein: protein MLWPGTLIGAGAGFAIASIPGAMLGALLGQALDRRLHLQSWGHLREKLGGRPMLRNDELLFVLLGRLAKSDGRVTDGHIQQARNEMNALEMSEPARRRAIAAFNRGKSGGDRLRGYLRRLSAQPHAAEGVLRACWRMVWADGRAGVSERELLAQWGKWLGWTTHQIQALASDYEPNKRPIVSAAVSYQEAMRLLGVSATSEPAQIKRAYRRLLSRHHPDKIAGSGATPEQVREATEKTRELHNAFTLIRARRDFR from the coding sequence ATGTTGTGGCCAGGGACTCTGATTGGAGCCGGAGCGGGTTTTGCCATTGCCAGCATTCCGGGGGCCATGCTTGGGGCGTTGTTGGGGCAAGCGCTGGATCGGCGCCTGCATTTGCAGAGCTGGGGACATCTGCGGGAAAAACTTGGTGGACGGCCGATGCTGCGCAACGACGAACTGCTGTTCGTCTTGCTCGGGCGTCTGGCCAAGAGCGATGGACGGGTGACGGACGGCCATATCCAGCAGGCGCGCAATGAAATGAACGCTCTGGAAATGAGCGAGCCGGCGCGGCGTCGGGCGATCGCCGCGTTCAATCGCGGCAAGTCCGGCGGTGACCGCTTGCGCGGTTATCTGCGGCGCCTGAGTGCCCAGCCCCATGCGGCCGAAGGCGTGTTGCGTGCCTGCTGGCGGATGGTCTGGGCCGACGGCCGCGCGGGCGTCAGTGAGCGTGAACTGTTGGCGCAGTGGGGCAAGTGGCTGGGTTGGACAACGCACCAGATACAGGCGCTGGCCAGTGATTACGAGCCGAACAAGCGCCCTATTGTCAGTGCGGCGGTGAGCTATCAGGAAGCGATGCGCCTGCTTGGTGTGTCGGCAACCAGCGAACCGGCGCAGATCAAGCGAGCGTACCGGCGCCTGCTCAGCCGTCATCATCCGGACAAGATTGCCGGCAGCGGTGCGACGCCGGAACAGGTGCGTGAGGCGACCGAGAAAACCCGCGAGCTGCACAACGCGTTTACCCTGATTCGGGCGCGGCGGGATTTTCGCTGA
- the murU gene encoding N-acetylmuramate alpha-1-phosphate uridylyltransferase MurU, whose product MKAMILAAGKGERMRPLTLTTPKPLVRAGGVPLIEYHLRALAAAGFSEVVINHAWLGQQIEDYLGDGSKYGVSIQYSPEGEPLETGGGIFRALPLLGDDAFLVVNGDIWTDYDFSVLHQPINGLAHLVLADNPAHHPNGDFTLANGQVIDGQPDAPTLTYSGIAVLHPQLFDGCTDGAFKLAPLLRNAMAEGQVTGERLKGHWVDVGTHERLAEAEALIKASR is encoded by the coding sequence ATGAAGGCAATGATTCTGGCGGCAGGCAAGGGCGAGCGCATGCGCCCGCTGACCCTGACCACCCCTAAACCGCTGGTGCGTGCCGGCGGCGTGCCATTGATCGAATATCACCTGCGCGCGCTGGCGGCGGCCGGTTTCAGCGAAGTCGTGATCAACCATGCCTGGCTCGGTCAGCAGATCGAGGACTATCTGGGCGACGGCTCGAAGTACGGCGTGAGCATCCAGTACTCGCCGGAAGGCGAGCCGCTGGAAACCGGTGGCGGGATTTTCCGGGCCTTGCCGTTGCTCGGTGATGACGCGTTTTTGGTGGTCAACGGTGATATCTGGACCGACTATGACTTCAGCGTGCTGCATCAACCGATCAACGGTCTGGCCCACCTGGTGCTGGCGGACAACCCGGCGCATCACCCGAACGGCGATTTCACCTTGGCCAACGGTCAGGTGATCGATGGCCAGCCGGACGCGCCAACCCTGACCTACAGCGGCATCGCGGTCCTGCATCCGCAATTGTTCGATGGCTGCACGGACGGCGCGTTCAAGCTTGCGCCGCTGCTGCGCAACGCGATGGCAGAAGGACAGGTCACGGGCGAGCGCCTGAAGGGTCACTGGGTCGATGTCGGTACGCATGAGCGTCTGGCCGAAGCTGAAGCATTGATAAAAGCGAGTCGTTGA
- a CDS encoding aminoglycoside phosphotransferase family protein → MPDQDVRLQHLKVWLDEQLAILFADQGWGTVPPATLTAASSDASFRRYFRWEGEGRSFVVMDAPPPQENCKPFVDIAFLLAKSGINVPKIYAEDLERGFLLLNDLGNKTYLDVIDSENADALFSDALQALLAFQQLPMVAPLPSYDVALLRRELELFPEWYVKRELGVEFDAAQQQQWQQISDLLIDSALAQPKVLVHRDYMPRNLMLSEPNPGVLDFQDAVYGPVTYDVTCLFKDAFLSWPEERVRGWLQRYWEQASALNIPVQPDFEDFLRASDLMGVQRHLKVIGIFARICHRDGKPRYLADVPRFFAYIEAVIARRPELADLQALFASLRGGVTA, encoded by the coding sequence ATGCCTGACCAAGATGTACGCTTGCAACACCTGAAAGTTTGGCTCGATGAGCAGTTGGCAATCCTGTTTGCGGATCAGGGCTGGGGCACCGTGCCCCCGGCCACGTTGACCGCGGCCAGCAGTGACGCGAGTTTCCGGCGTTATTTCCGCTGGGAAGGAGAGGGCCGCAGCTTCGTCGTGATGGACGCGCCGCCCCCTCAGGAAAACTGCAAACCGTTCGTGGATATCGCCTTTTTGCTGGCGAAATCCGGAATTAACGTGCCGAAAATTTATGCCGAAGACCTCGAACGCGGATTTCTTTTGCTCAATGACCTGGGCAACAAGACCTATCTGGACGTGATCGACAGCGAAAATGCCGACGCGTTGTTCAGCGATGCCCTGCAGGCTCTGCTGGCTTTTCAGCAATTGCCGATGGTGGCACCGCTGCCGAGTTACGACGTCGCGCTGCTGCGTCGCGAGCTGGAACTGTTCCCCGAGTGGTACGTGAAACGTGAACTCGGCGTGGAGTTCGACGCGGCTCAGCAACAACAATGGCAGCAGATCAGTGATCTGTTGATCGACAGCGCCCTGGCCCAACCGAAAGTGCTGGTGCACCGCGACTACATGCCGCGCAACCTGATGCTCAGCGAGCCGAATCCCGGCGTGCTGGATTTCCAGGATGCGGTCTACGGCCCGGTGACCTACGACGTGACCTGCCTGTTCAAGGACGCCTTCCTCAGTTGGCCTGAAGAGCGCGTGCGCGGCTGGCTGCAACGTTACTGGGAGCAAGCCTCGGCGCTGAACATTCCAGTGCAGCCTGACTTCGAAGACTTCCTGCGTGCCAGCGACCTGATGGGCGTGCAGCGTCACCTGAAAGTCATCGGCATTTTTGCCCGCATCTGCCATCGCGATGGCAAGCCGCGTTATCTGGCCGACGTGCCGCGTTTCTTTGCCTATATAGAAGCGGTGATCGCGCGTCGTCCTGAACTGGCGGATCTGCAGGCGTTGTTCGCCAGTCTGCGTGGCGGAGTGACGGCATGA